The proteins below are encoded in one region of Microbacterium pygmaeum:
- the zwf gene encoding glucose-6-phosphate dehydrogenase — MTVEISRGHNPLRDPEDHRLNRIAGPSALVIFGVTGDLSRKKLMPAVYDLANRGLLPPGFALVGFARRDWEDQDFAEVVKEAVQQHSRTEFRDETWQQLLQGIRFVSGEFGDLDAFKRLRETVEKLDVERGTMGNHAYYLSIPPKDFAIVAEQLKNSGLVDETADQPDRWRRVVIEKPFGHDLDSARELNDALRSAFPTDSIFRIDHYLGKETVQNILALRFANELYEPIWNRNYVDHVQITMAEDIGVGGRAGYYDGIGAARDVIQNHLLQLLALTAMEEPISFDAANLRAEKEKVLAAVTLPEDLARSTARGQYAGGWQGGEKVLGFLEEDGMNPKSTTETYAAITLEINTRRWAGVPFYLRTGKRLGRRVTEIAVVFKRAPELLFSRNQTSGQGQNALVIRVQPDEGVTIRFGSKVPGAGAQVRDVTMDFGYGHAFTEASPEAYERLILDVLLGDPPLFPRHEEVELSWKILDPIEEFWTQQGGPLEQYSPGSWGPASADEMLARDGRTWRRP; from the coding sequence ATGACCGTCGAGATCTCGCGGGGGCACAATCCGCTGCGCGACCCGGAGGATCACCGCCTCAACCGCATCGCCGGTCCGAGCGCCCTGGTCATCTTCGGTGTCACGGGAGACCTCTCCCGCAAGAAGCTCATGCCCGCCGTCTACGACTTGGCCAACCGCGGCCTGTTGCCGCCCGGATTCGCGCTGGTCGGATTCGCACGCCGCGACTGGGAGGATCAGGATTTCGCCGAGGTCGTCAAGGAGGCCGTCCAGCAGCACTCCCGGACGGAGTTCCGCGACGAGACCTGGCAGCAGCTGCTGCAGGGCATCCGCTTCGTCTCCGGCGAGTTCGGCGACCTCGACGCGTTCAAGCGACTCCGCGAGACCGTGGAGAAGCTCGACGTCGAACGCGGGACCATGGGCAACCATGCGTACTACCTGTCGATCCCGCCGAAGGACTTCGCGATCGTCGCGGAGCAGCTGAAGAACTCCGGTCTGGTGGATGAGACGGCCGATCAGCCCGATCGCTGGCGGCGCGTGGTGATCGAGAAGCCCTTCGGCCACGACCTCGACTCGGCCCGGGAACTCAACGACGCGCTGCGCTCGGCGTTCCCGACGGATTCGATCTTCCGCATCGATCACTACCTCGGCAAGGAGACGGTGCAGAACATCCTGGCGCTGCGCTTCGCCAACGAGCTGTACGAGCCGATCTGGAACCGCAATTACGTCGATCACGTGCAGATCACGATGGCTGAGGACATCGGCGTCGGCGGTCGTGCCGGCTACTACGACGGCATCGGTGCGGCGCGCGACGTCATCCAGAACCACCTCTTGCAGCTGCTCGCCCTCACCGCGATGGAAGAGCCGATCTCGTTCGATGCGGCCAACCTCCGGGCGGAGAAGGAGAAGGTCCTGGCCGCCGTCACCCTCCCTGAGGACCTCGCGCGCTCGACCGCGCGAGGTCAGTACGCCGGCGGATGGCAGGGCGGCGAGAAAGTCCTCGGCTTCCTCGAGGAGGACGGGATGAACCCGAAGTCCACGACTGAGACGTATGCGGCCATCACGCTCGAGATCAACACCCGCCGCTGGGCGGGCGTTCCGTTCTATCTGCGCACCGGGAAGCGCCTCGGCCGCCGCGTCACCGAGATCGCCGTCGTGTTCAAGCGGGCACCCGAGCTGCTGTTCTCGCGGAACCAGACTTCGGGTCAGGGCCAGAACGCCCTCGTGATCCGCGTGCAGCCGGATGAGGGTGTCACGATCCGCTTCGGCTCGAAGGTGCCCGGTGCCGGCGCGCAGGTGCGGGACGTCACGATGGACTTCGGCTACGGCCACGCCTTCACCGAGGCCAGCCCCGAGGCCTACGAACGCCTCATCCTGGACGTGCTCCTCGGCGACCCGCCCCTGTTCCCCCGGCATGAGGAGGTCGAGCTCTCCTGGAAGATCCTCGATCCGATCGAGGAGTTCTGGACGCAGCAGGGCGGACCCCTGGAACAGTATTCACCCGGGTCGTGGGGCCCGGCGTCGGCGGACGAGATGCTCGCCCGCGACGGCCGCACCTGGAGGCGTCCATGA